A window of the Lactuca sativa cultivar Salinas chromosome 5, Lsat_Salinas_v11, whole genome shotgun sequence genome harbors these coding sequences:
- the LOC111910229 gene encoding uncharacterized protein LOC111910229, producing MAAGKGGLFFEKIWRFVRTIYFMVVMMSSLLVLSLPILVAIGDILVPCVLISNFTCVRCYSFKEHLNRYSFRSSLTDIPVVSVVRSLIITCVYMICDSPVLSHGQYLGTVTLCSAFSVLLLSIKVCIFTVNSQLEAEASSSPSRQRLHLKKSWGMPVLFLSSVVFALGHTVIAYRASCRARRKLMLHRIDPESVLSSKLLFTSGYAKVPRSPTPSAGRTPKSDSEIRRKPFGGQNRNDGELPVRFLSDVDSLFMGCHGVTLHYKLTMPTPPSRTLSSTLLERPSINVIPKTQYHLRRSYSNQLHTSPLYAPLLDGTTSPLEEIPIFSLDEGTNENVIIKTKKHVSHSLEQVPEINGQFGIVLVHGFGGGIFSWRHVMGVLSRHVNCIVAAFDRPGWGLTSRPKRQEWEANNLPNPYMLDTQVDMLLTFCKEMGLSSVVLVGHDDGGLLALKAAQRVKASGSLIDVEIKGVVLLTTSLSREVVPGFARILMRTSLGKKHLVRSLLRTEICQVVNRRAWYDATKLTTDVLSLYKAPLCVEGWDEALHEIGRLSSETILSQQNESLLVKAVEELPLLVVAGAEDALVPLKSIQLMASKFVNSRLVAISGCGHLPHEECPKALLAAVLPFITKLLSQ from the exons ATGGCTGCCGGAAAGGGAGGGTTGTTTTTTGAGAAAATATGGAGATTTGTACGGACGATATATTTTATGGTGGTTATGATGTCGTCGTTATTGGTGTTATCGCTTCCTATTCTGGTAGCAATCGGTGATATTTTGGTTCCTTGTGTTCTGATTTCGAACTTTACCTGCGTTAGATGCTACAGCTTCAAAGAGCATCTGAATAGATACTCTTTTAGAAGTTCGTTGACCGATATTCCCGTGGTTTCAGTCGTCAGATCTCTCATAATCACCT GTGTTTATATGATCTGTGATAGCCCTGTACTCTCACACGGACAGTATCTTGGAACAGTGACATTATGCTCTGCCTTTTCAGTTCTCCTTTTATCCATTAAAGTCTGCATTTTCACTGTTAATTCACAACTTGAGGCCGAAGCTTCATCATCTCCTTCAAGACAAAGACTCCATTTAAAGAAATCATGGGGGATGCCTGTACTCTTTCTGTCTTCTGTCGTTTTTGCCCTTGGACATACAGTCATCGCTTATCGAGCAAGTTGCAGAGCAAGAAGAAAGCTCATGCTTCACCGAATTGACCCTGAATCA GTTCTTTCAAGCAAACTTTTGTTTACATCTGGGTATGCTAAAGTCCCAAGATCACCAACACCTAGTGCTGGTAGAACACCAAAAAGCGACAGCGAAATCAGAAGAAAACCATTCGGAGGGCAAAATCGGAATGATGGTGAACTTCCAGTTAGATTCCTATCAGACGTTGATAGTCTATTCATGGGTTGCCATGGTGTCACTCTTCACTACAAACTCACAATGCCTACTCCACCTTCACGTACTCTATCCTCCACTTTACTCGAAAGACCTTCCATTAACGTTATCCCAAAAACACAATATCATCTTCGAAGGAGTTACAGCAATCAACTCCACACATCTCCCCTTTATGCCCCTCTATTAGATGGCACCACTTCCCCTCTAGAAGAAATTCCCATTTTTAGCCTTGATGAGGGTACTAATGAGAATGTGATCATTAAAACTAAAAAACATGTTTCTCATTCACTTGAACAAGTTCCTGAAATCAATGGGCAATTTGGGATTGTGTTAGTGCATGGATTTGGAGGAGGGATTTTCTCATGGAGACATGTTATGGGTGTTTTATCTCGTCATGTTAATTGTATTGTTGCTGCGTTTGACCGACCTGGATGGGGGTTGACTTCTAGGCCAAAACGACAGGAATGGGAAGCTAATAATTTACCTAACCCCTACATGCTTGATACACAG GTTGATATGCTTCTAACATTTTGTAAAGAAATGGGGCTTTCTTCTGTTGTTCTTGTTGGCCATGATGATGGAGGTCTTCTTGCTTTAAAGGCTGCACAAAGAGTGAAAGCATCCGGGAGTCTTATTGAT GTGGAGATAAAGGGTGTCGTGTTACTAACAACAAGCCTATCAAGAGAAGTTGTTCCAGGGTTTGCTAGAATTTTGATGCGTACATCTTTAGGGAAAAAACATTTGGTTCGGTCTTTACTTAGAACAGAAATTTGTCAAGTTGTTAACAGAAGAGCATGGTATGATGCTACAAAGCTAACAACAGATGTTTTAAGTCTCTACAAG GCACCACTATGTGTAGAGGGTTGGGATGAAGCATTACATGAGATCGGAAGATTGTCATCTGAAACAATTCTTTCACAACAAAATGAATCATTGTTGGTGAAAGCAGTGGAGGAGTTGCCACTTTTGGTTGTTGCAGGAGCTGAAGATGCACTTGTTCCTTTAAAATCCATTCAACTTATGGCATCCAAGTTTGTAAATTCt AGACTAGTTGCAATATCTGGATGTGGGCATCTGCCACATGAGGAGTGTCCAAAGGCGTTGCTTGCAGCTGTATTACCATTTATTACCAAACTGTTAAGCCAATAG
- the LOC111910226 gene encoding protein ANTI-SILENCING 1 isoform X1, whose translation MSDHIKGKANASSENIEFKWGRKEQNDGKKHDRQYYRSFTYDGVDYFLYDSVYIWCEGQPEPYIGKLTEIYETKHLEKKVKVVWYFHPTHVQKYLRGTQTLNNELFLASGVGQGLFNVNPLETIAGKCDVVCTSKDKRNPQASIEEVEMCDYVFYKTFDVEKLILSERFPDKIAGVEVGFFFNQRKHLEIGTPPKSNWNSKVAGKSNSSSKFETGHCSTAVEDESDFRVPPANIGRLTISSTSEYHLNKRKLQDSKVEPEKPTKRPKLDSSNWFKEQPWEERMQIANETGSLVLLENLDPSLTSLEVEDIVLDAFHKKASAKMIQCNAYSSPYNGQALVIFNSKDEADFAISELKTRCLMLGDLRPIVGSRPSLKETSKKSRYFGHLTIKTMKQMRSMDLRNVVSTSHFSQPNTIEFEMALEWCTLQMRLKFCWDALYKVLQETVARQRRDRTAPHVYVFHDMVPGRL comes from the exons ATGTCAGATCATATTAAAGGAAAGGCAAATGCATCTTCTGAGAATATCGAGTTCAAATGGGGGCGAAAGGAGCAAAATGATGGAAAGAAGCATGATAGGCAATATTATAGATCATTTACCTACGATGGTGTAGACTACTTTCTTTATGATTCTGTATACATATGGTGTGAAGGTCAACCAGAGCCCTATATTGGTAAACTTACTGAGATATATGAGACAAAACATCTTGAGAAGAAAGTGAAAGTTGTCTGGTATTTTCATCCCACACACGTTCAAAAGTATTTAAGAGGCACTCAAACACTCAACAATGAATTATTCTTGGCTTCAGGTGTAGGTCAAGGTCTCTTTAATGTCAACCCCCTG GAAACAATAGCAGGGAAATGTGATGTTGTATGCACATCAAAGGACAAGAGGAACCCTCAAGCATCTATTGAAGAAGTGGAAATGTGTGATTATGTATTTTACAAGACATTTGATGTTGAAAAATTAATATTATCAGAAAGATTTCCCGATAAGATAGCTGGAGTTGAAG TTGGATTCTTCTTTAATCAGAGAAAACATTTGGAAATTGGCACTCCTCCAAAATCCAATTGGAACTCCAAAGTTGCAGGGAAATCAAATTCATCTTCCAAGTTTGAAACAGGTCACTGTTCTACTGCAGTAGAAGATGAATCTG ATTTTAGGGTTCCTCCTGCAAATATTGGTAGACTAACAATTTCATCGACTAGTGAATACCACTTGAACAAAAGGAAGCTTCAAGACTCTAAAGTTGAACCTGAGAAACCCACAAAAAGACCAAAATTG GATTCAAGCAATTGGTTCAAGGAACAA CCATGGGAGGAAAGGATGCAGATAGCCAATGAAACAGGCTCCCTTGTATTACTAGAGAATCTGGATCCATCCCTTACATCATTAGAAGTAGAG gATATAGTTTTGGATGCTTTTCATAAAAAGGCTAGTGCAAAGATGATACAGTGTAATGCGTATTCCAGCCCATACAATG GACAAGCTCTTGTGATATTTAACTCAAAAGATGAAGCAGACTTTGCTATTTCTGAGTTAAAAACCAGATGTCTAATGCTTGGAGATCTAAG ACCTATTGTTGGTAGTAGACCTTCATTGAAGGAAACCAGTAAAAAATCAAGGTACTTTGGTCATTTAACAATCAAAACCATGAAACAAATGCGGTCTATGGATTTG AGAAATGTAGTTTCCACATCCCACTTTTCACAGCCAAATACCATCGAATTTGAGATGGCACTCGAGTGGTGCACACTGCAAATGAGGTTGAAATTCTGTTGGGATGCATTATACAAG
- the LOC111910226 gene encoding protein ANTI-SILENCING 1 isoform X4, with protein MSDHIKGKANASSENIEFKWGRKEQNDGKKHDRQYYRSFTYDGVDYFLYDSVYIWCEGQPEPYIGKLTEIYETKHLEKKVKVVWYFHPTHVQKYLRGTQTLNNELFLASGVGQGLFNVNPLETIAGKCDVVCTSKDKRNPQASIEEVEMCDYVFYKTFDVEKLILSERFPDKIAGVEVGFFFNQRKHLEIGTPPKSNWNSKVAGKSNSSSKFETGHCSTAVEDESDFRVPPANIGRLTISSTSEYHLNKRKLQDSKVEPEKPTKRPKLDSSNWFKEQPWEERMQIANETGSLVLLENLDPSLTSLEVEDIVLDAFHKKASAKMIQCNAYSSPYNGQALVIFNSKDEADFAISELKTRCLMLGDLRPIVGSRPSLKETSKKSRYFGHLTIKTMKQMRSMDLRNVVSTSHFSQPNTIEFEMALEWCTLQMRLKFCWDALYKW; from the exons ATGTCAGATCATATTAAAGGAAAGGCAAATGCATCTTCTGAGAATATCGAGTTCAAATGGGGGCGAAAGGAGCAAAATGATGGAAAGAAGCATGATAGGCAATATTATAGATCATTTACCTACGATGGTGTAGACTACTTTCTTTATGATTCTGTATACATATGGTGTGAAGGTCAACCAGAGCCCTATATTGGTAAACTTACTGAGATATATGAGACAAAACATCTTGAGAAGAAAGTGAAAGTTGTCTGGTATTTTCATCCCACACACGTTCAAAAGTATTTAAGAGGCACTCAAACACTCAACAATGAATTATTCTTGGCTTCAGGTGTAGGTCAAGGTCTCTTTAATGTCAACCCCCTG GAAACAATAGCAGGGAAATGTGATGTTGTATGCACATCAAAGGACAAGAGGAACCCTCAAGCATCTATTGAAGAAGTGGAAATGTGTGATTATGTATTTTACAAGACATTTGATGTTGAAAAATTAATATTATCAGAAAGATTTCCCGATAAGATAGCTGGAGTTGAAG TTGGATTCTTCTTTAATCAGAGAAAACATTTGGAAATTGGCACTCCTCCAAAATCCAATTGGAACTCCAAAGTTGCAGGGAAATCAAATTCATCTTCCAAGTTTGAAACAGGTCACTGTTCTACTGCAGTAGAAGATGAATCTG ATTTTAGGGTTCCTCCTGCAAATATTGGTAGACTAACAATTTCATCGACTAGTGAATACCACTTGAACAAAAGGAAGCTTCAAGACTCTAAAGTTGAACCTGAGAAACCCACAAAAAGACCAAAATTG GATTCAAGCAATTGGTTCAAGGAACAA CCATGGGAGGAAAGGATGCAGATAGCCAATGAAACAGGCTCCCTTGTATTACTAGAGAATCTGGATCCATCCCTTACATCATTAGAAGTAGAG gATATAGTTTTGGATGCTTTTCATAAAAAGGCTAGTGCAAAGATGATACAGTGTAATGCGTATTCCAGCCCATACAATG GACAAGCTCTTGTGATATTTAACTCAAAAGATGAAGCAGACTTTGCTATTTCTGAGTTAAAAACCAGATGTCTAATGCTTGGAGATCTAAG ACCTATTGTTGGTAGTAGACCTTCATTGAAGGAAACCAGTAAAAAATCAAGGTACTTTGGTCATTTAACAATCAAAACCATGAAACAAATGCGGTCTATGGATTTG AGAAATGTAGTTTCCACATCCCACTTTTCACAGCCAAATACCATCGAATTTGAGATGGCACTCGAGTGGTGCACACTGCAAATGAGGTTGAAATTCTGTTGGGATGCATTATACAAG
- the LOC111910226 gene encoding protein ANTI-SILENCING 1 isoform X3 yields MSDHIKGKANASSENIEFKWGRKEQNDGKKHDRQYYRSFTYDGVDYFLYDSVYIWCEGQPEPYIGKLTEIYETKHLEKKVKVVWYFHPTHVQKYLRGTQTLNNELFLASGVGQGLFNVNPLETIAGKCDVVCTSKDKRNPQASIEEVEMCDYVFYKTFDVEKLILSERFPDKIAGVEVGFFFNQRKHLEIGTPPKSNWNSKVAGKSNSSSKFETDFRVPPANIGRLTISSTSEYHLNKRKLQDSKVEPEKPTKRPKLDSSNWFKEQPWEERMQIANETGSLVLLENLDPSLTSLEVEDIVLDAFHKKASAKMIQCNAYSSPYNGQALVIFNSKDEADFAISELKTRCLMLGDLRPIVGSRPSLKETSKKSRYFGHLTIKTMKQMRSMDLRNVVSTSHFSQPNTIEFEMALEWCTLQMRLKFCWDALYKVLQETVARQRRDRTAPHVYVFHDMVPGRL; encoded by the exons ATGTCAGATCATATTAAAGGAAAGGCAAATGCATCTTCTGAGAATATCGAGTTCAAATGGGGGCGAAAGGAGCAAAATGATGGAAAGAAGCATGATAGGCAATATTATAGATCATTTACCTACGATGGTGTAGACTACTTTCTTTATGATTCTGTATACATATGGTGTGAAGGTCAACCAGAGCCCTATATTGGTAAACTTACTGAGATATATGAGACAAAACATCTTGAGAAGAAAGTGAAAGTTGTCTGGTATTTTCATCCCACACACGTTCAAAAGTATTTAAGAGGCACTCAAACACTCAACAATGAATTATTCTTGGCTTCAGGTGTAGGTCAAGGTCTCTTTAATGTCAACCCCCTG GAAACAATAGCAGGGAAATGTGATGTTGTATGCACATCAAAGGACAAGAGGAACCCTCAAGCATCTATTGAAGAAGTGGAAATGTGTGATTATGTATTTTACAAGACATTTGATGTTGAAAAATTAATATTATCAGAAAGATTTCCCGATAAGATAGCTGGAGTTGAAG TTGGATTCTTCTTTAATCAGAGAAAACATTTGGAAATTGGCACTCCTCCAAAATCCAATTGGAACTCCAAAGTTGCAGGGAAATCAAATTCATCTTCCAAGTTTGAAACAG ATTTTAGGGTTCCTCCTGCAAATATTGGTAGACTAACAATTTCATCGACTAGTGAATACCACTTGAACAAAAGGAAGCTTCAAGACTCTAAAGTTGAACCTGAGAAACCCACAAAAAGACCAAAATTG GATTCAAGCAATTGGTTCAAGGAACAA CCATGGGAGGAAAGGATGCAGATAGCCAATGAAACAGGCTCCCTTGTATTACTAGAGAATCTGGATCCATCCCTTACATCATTAGAAGTAGAG gATATAGTTTTGGATGCTTTTCATAAAAAGGCTAGTGCAAAGATGATACAGTGTAATGCGTATTCCAGCCCATACAATG GACAAGCTCTTGTGATATTTAACTCAAAAGATGAAGCAGACTTTGCTATTTCTGAGTTAAAAACCAGATGTCTAATGCTTGGAGATCTAAG ACCTATTGTTGGTAGTAGACCTTCATTGAAGGAAACCAGTAAAAAATCAAGGTACTTTGGTCATTTAACAATCAAAACCATGAAACAAATGCGGTCTATGGATTTG AGAAATGTAGTTTCCACATCCCACTTTTCACAGCCAAATACCATCGAATTTGAGATGGCACTCGAGTGGTGCACACTGCAAATGAGGTTGAAATTCTGTTGGGATGCATTATACAAG
- the LOC111910228 gene encoding probable histone H2A variant 3, translated as MSGKGAKGLLTGKTNVLSNKDKDKKKPTTRSSRAGLQFPVGRVHRLLKTRVAANGRVGATAAVYTAAILEYLTAEVLELAGNASKDLKVKRITPRHLQLAIRGDEELDTLIKGTIAGGGVIPHIHKSLINKSSKE; from the exons ATGTCTGGGAAAGGAGCAAAAGGTTTGCTAACGGGGAAAACAAACGTATTATCCAACAAGGACAAAGACAAGAAGAAGCCGACCACTCGCTCTTCACGCGCCGGTCTCCAG TTTCCGGTGGGTCGAGTTCACCGGCTTCTGAAGACGAGAGTGGCTGCTAACGGAAGAGTTGGAGCAACGGCAGCTGTTTACACGGCGGCTATACTAGAGTATCTGACGGCGGAGGTGCTTGAGTTAGCCGGTAACGCAAGCAAGGATTTGAAAGTGAAACGTATAACGCCAAGACATTTACAGCTTGCGATAAGAGGAGATGAAGAACTTGACACGCTTATAAAAGGAACGATTGCTGGTGGTGGAGTTATCCCTCACATTCACAAGTCACTCATCAACAAATCTTCCAAAGAGTAA
- the LOC111910226 gene encoding protein ANTI-SILENCING 1 isoform X2, which translates to MSDHIKGKANASSENIEFKWGRKEQNDGKKHDRQYYRSFTYDGVDYFLYDSVYIWCEGQPEPYIGKLTEIYETKHLEKKVKVVWYFHPTHVQKYLRGTQTLNNELFLASGVGQGLFNVNPLETIAGKCDVVCTSKDKRNPQASIEEVEMCDYVFYKTFDVEKLILSERFPDKIAGVEVGFFFNQRKHLEIGTPPKSNWNSKVAGKSNSSSKFETGHCSTAVEDESDFRVPPANIGRLTISSTSEYHLNKRKLQDSKVEPEKPTKRPKLDSSNWFKEQPWEERMQIANETGSLVLLENLDPSLTSLEVEDIVLDAFHKKASAKMIQCNAYSSPYNGQALVIFNSKDEADFAISELKTRCLMLGDLRPIVGSRPSLKETSKKSRYFGHLTIKTMKQMRSMDLRNVVSTSHFSQPNTIEFEMALEWCTLQMRLKFCWDALYKHQGKEIADLKTQLSNHKD; encoded by the exons ATGTCAGATCATATTAAAGGAAAGGCAAATGCATCTTCTGAGAATATCGAGTTCAAATGGGGGCGAAAGGAGCAAAATGATGGAAAGAAGCATGATAGGCAATATTATAGATCATTTACCTACGATGGTGTAGACTACTTTCTTTATGATTCTGTATACATATGGTGTGAAGGTCAACCAGAGCCCTATATTGGTAAACTTACTGAGATATATGAGACAAAACATCTTGAGAAGAAAGTGAAAGTTGTCTGGTATTTTCATCCCACACACGTTCAAAAGTATTTAAGAGGCACTCAAACACTCAACAATGAATTATTCTTGGCTTCAGGTGTAGGTCAAGGTCTCTTTAATGTCAACCCCCTG GAAACAATAGCAGGGAAATGTGATGTTGTATGCACATCAAAGGACAAGAGGAACCCTCAAGCATCTATTGAAGAAGTGGAAATGTGTGATTATGTATTTTACAAGACATTTGATGTTGAAAAATTAATATTATCAGAAAGATTTCCCGATAAGATAGCTGGAGTTGAAG TTGGATTCTTCTTTAATCAGAGAAAACATTTGGAAATTGGCACTCCTCCAAAATCCAATTGGAACTCCAAAGTTGCAGGGAAATCAAATTCATCTTCCAAGTTTGAAACAGGTCACTGTTCTACTGCAGTAGAAGATGAATCTG ATTTTAGGGTTCCTCCTGCAAATATTGGTAGACTAACAATTTCATCGACTAGTGAATACCACTTGAACAAAAGGAAGCTTCAAGACTCTAAAGTTGAACCTGAGAAACCCACAAAAAGACCAAAATTG GATTCAAGCAATTGGTTCAAGGAACAA CCATGGGAGGAAAGGATGCAGATAGCCAATGAAACAGGCTCCCTTGTATTACTAGAGAATCTGGATCCATCCCTTACATCATTAGAAGTAGAG gATATAGTTTTGGATGCTTTTCATAAAAAGGCTAGTGCAAAGATGATACAGTGTAATGCGTATTCCAGCCCATACAATG GACAAGCTCTTGTGATATTTAACTCAAAAGATGAAGCAGACTTTGCTATTTCTGAGTTAAAAACCAGATGTCTAATGCTTGGAGATCTAAG ACCTATTGTTGGTAGTAGACCTTCATTGAAGGAAACCAGTAAAAAATCAAGGTACTTTGGTCATTTAACAATCAAAACCATGAAACAAATGCGGTCTATGGATTTG AGAAATGTAGTTTCCACATCCCACTTTTCACAGCCAAATACCATCGAATTTGAGATGGCACTCGAGTGGTGCACACTGCAAATGAGGTTGAAATTCTGTTGGGATGCATTATACAAG CATCAAGGAAAAGAAATTGCAGACCTTAAAACACAACTTTCCAACCACAAGGACTAA